GCCGATCGCCCAGCATGACCGGCCGGCGGAGGATCGCTTCATCGCCTATGTCGGCTCCTTCGCCGGCTTGGGGTCCGACGTTTTCGCCGATCGAGACACCGTACCCGACATGGCGAAGCTCAGCTTCGCCGGGCTGGTCGCGCCCAGGGCGAAGTGTGCGTCACGGTTGACGCGGTTCCTGCAGGGGCTGTTCGACGTCAAGGTCGAGATCGACGAATTTGTCGGAACCTGGCTCTCGTTCGATCCGAGTCACTGCAGCCGGCTCGGCGGGGCGCATGTCAGGCTCGGCCGGGACGCTCTTCTGGGCTCTCGCGTGTTCAGCGTCGAGGACAAGATCAGGGTTCGAGTCTTCGTCAAGAATTTTACCCAGTACGAGAAGTTCCTGCCGACCGAAACGCCCAATTTGTCGGAGCCGCTTGCGGATGCCGTGTTCTTCTATATCGGCGACGAGCTGGAATGGGAGGTGGAGCTCGCCATTCCAGCGGGCGAGGTCGTGCCGGTCAAGCTCGGACAGAGCGGACGACTTGGATGGACCACCTGGGTGTCGCCGAACTGGACCTCTACGGAAGAATATCGCCGCGATGCGCGCTTTCCGCTCGGCGAGCGCTTGAGGGCCCGTCGGAGCGCCGCAGACGATGCCGCCGCGATTTGAACCTATCTACCACGCCAATCGCCTAACTCCATGGGACTCGAGGCAATTTCCGCCAAACCCGGGCATCCGCGGAGGAATTGAGCAGGAGGTGCCGCAGTGACCGACATCAGCCTTGAAGCCGTAACGGGCAAACTGAACCGGGCCGGCTACGATGCCTTCATCCAGGCGCTGCGCCACGCCAAGAGCGCCGGTAACCGCAACGTCGAGCTCGCGCACTGGCTGTTTCATATCCTGCAGCAGGAACGCAACGACCTCAGCCTCTCGGTGGATCATTATAAGCTCGACCGGTCACGATTGTTGTCGGACCTCGCCGGTGTCATCAATGGCTTTCGCAAGAACGAAACCGACATGCCGGGTGTCGCCAATTCGGTCATCGATCTCCTCGATCGTGGCTGGCACTATGCCACGCTCTTCTTCGGCGAGACCCAGATCCGCACCGGCCATCTGCTGGTGGCAGGACTGAAATCGAACGATATCCGTCGTACACTGAACAACCTCTCGCAGGAATTCTCCAAGGTCAACGTCGACGAGCTGGCCACGGAGTGCCGCGCCGTTTGGGCCGGCTCCGACGAGGAGACCATGAGGCCGATGGACGGCTCGGGATTGATCGGTGCCGGCACAGAGGGCGCGGATCAGGCCGGTGCCAGGGGGACGACACCGCTCGACCGGTTCTCCCAGGATCTCACAGCCAAGGCCAAGTCGGGCCAGATGGATCCGATCCTCGGCCGGGACGAAGAAATCCGCCAACTGATCGACGTGTTGATGCGCCGGCGGCAGAACAATCCGATCCTCACCGGTGAGGCCGGCGTCGGCAAGACCGCCGTGGTCGAAGGCTTCGCCC
The DNA window shown above is from Bradyrhizobium sp. ISRA464 and carries:
- the tssG gene encoding type VI secretion system baseplate subunit TssG — its product is MAAAHGHAEAAVTLIDQMKAEPWRFDFFHTLRQFERANPDRPRIGDSAARREEYIDLGQVPYLEFPASNLAAVDDQDGRLRILVKFLGLLGPQGALPLATTDESLGWWLMRDDAFPRFLDLLNGRFLQLFFRAWADARPIAQHDRPAEDRFIAYVGSFAGLGSDVFADRDTVPDMAKLSFAGLVAPRAKCASRLTRFLQGLFDVKVEIDEFVGTWLSFDPSHCSRLGGAHVRLGRDALLGSRVFSVEDKIRVRVFVKNFTQYEKFLPTETPNLSEPLADAVFFYIGDELEWEVELAIPAGEVVPVKLGQSGRLGWTTWVSPNWTSTEEYRRDARFPLGERLRARRSAADDAAAI